Proteins from one Ketobacter alkanivorans genomic window:
- a CDS encoding patatin-like phospholipase family protein, protein MQSLTLPILSSSKSSLRQLEKRMASSHSYQHWLELAKEHDTRSGSTLWREETKSSLYDYNEINARHKKLKTLLNAGAHRELLYALNEGIHGNMGGMGRAVLYNRAKAGTKTLIDSYVITIAQAMDCIHNSPNNVISYPDKLDFFRRASHCYGRSALMLSGGAGLIYFHHGVVQELIDHDLLPNVISGASAGSIVSAMLGTKTHAELKAGYFTGKRYEETNNTRLMDVFMGRTTEQQARASRERTLDEVIAMDLTFQEAFEHTGRYINISISPAEKHQSSRLMNAITSPNVFIRSAVAASCSIPGLMPSERLYAKGFDGKARPYLASRRWVDGSVSGDLPAKRLMRLYGVNHFIVSLINPMVVPFIEDVKTTQTKGFRNALTEAFIRVLNEGLSTSEKFFDRRGDMGSRIAAQLAYLIRMLEQNYLGDINILLEKSDFKWRHTVFEFKDGEIENLINIGKRSTWPKIAMIKNAALISKTLDRILEELNQQNLSEQAKGKHHIYT, encoded by the coding sequence ATGCAGTCGCTAACCTTACCCATACTTTCTTCCAGTAAATCATCCCTGCGTCAGCTCGAAAAACGCATGGCATCCTCCCACAGCTATCAACACTGGCTCGAACTGGCCAAAGAGCACGACACCCGCTCCGGCAGCACCCTCTGGCGAGAAGAAACCAAAAGCAGCCTCTACGATTACAACGAAATAAACGCCCGCCACAAAAAACTCAAAACCCTGCTCAACGCCGGCGCCCATCGTGAACTGCTCTACGCCCTCAACGAAGGCATCCACGGCAACATGGGAGGCATGGGCCGCGCCGTCCTGTACAACCGCGCCAAAGCGGGCACCAAAACCCTCATCGACAGCTACGTCATCACCATCGCCCAAGCCATGGATTGCATCCACAACAGCCCCAACAACGTCATCTCCTACCCCGACAAACTCGACTTCTTCCGCCGCGCCAGCCACTGCTACGGCCGCTCGGCGTTAATGTTAAGCGGCGGTGCCGGGCTTATCTATTTTCACCATGGCGTGGTGCAAGAACTTATCGATCACGACCTGTTACCCAACGTCATCTCCGGTGCCAGCGCCGGTTCCATCGTATCCGCCATGCTCGGCACCAAAACCCACGCCGAACTCAAAGCCGGATACTTCACCGGCAAACGTTACGAAGAAACCAACAACACCCGACTCATGGACGTCTTCATGGGCCGCACCACCGAACAGCAAGCCCGCGCCTCACGGGAACGCACCCTAGACGAAGTCATCGCCATGGATCTCACCTTCCAGGAAGCCTTCGAACACACCGGCCGCTACATCAACATCTCCATCTCACCGGCCGAAAAACACCAGTCATCCCGGCTCATGAACGCCATCACCTCCCCCAACGTATTCATACGCTCCGCCGTCGCCGCCTCCTGCAGCATCCCCGGCCTCATGCCCTCCGAGCGACTCTACGCCAAAGGCTTCGATGGCAAAGCCCGTCCCTACCTGGCCAGCCGCCGCTGGGTCGATGGCTCCGTCTCCGGCGATCTCCCCGCCAAACGCCTGATGCGCCTCTACGGCGTCAACCACTTCATCGTCAGCCTCATCAACCCCATGGTCGTGCCCTTCATCGAAGATGTAAAAACCACCCAAACCAAAGGCTTTCGCAACGCCCTCACCGAAGCCTTCATACGCGTGCTCAACGAAGGCCTATCCACCTCAGAAAAATTTTTCGATCGCCGTGGCGACATGGGCAGCCGCATCGCAGCGCAGCTGGCCTACCTCATACGCATGCTGGAACAAAACTACCTGGGCGACATCAACATCCTGTTAGAAAAGTCCGACTTCAAATGGCGTCACACCGTCTTCGAATTCAAAGATGGAGAAATCGAAAATCTTATCAACATCGGCAAACGCTCCACCTGGCCGAAAATCGCCATGATCAAAAATGCGGCCCTCATATCCAAAACACTGGATCGCATATTAGAGGAACTCAACCAACAGAACTTAAGCGAGCAGGCCAAAGGCAAACATCATATCTACACATAA